The segment TTAAATTGATGAAAAGGGTTCTAAACATGTATTTAAtcttctgttctgagtcactgGAGGAACTTCCCAGTAAGACAGCATTCCTGAGTATGGGGTTAGGACACTAGACAGCATGCTTTGAGAAGGGTGGAGTCACCGTGCCCAAGCAAAACCTTATTTGTTGGGCTTAAAAGTGCCTTGACTATATCGCCCACAGGTGATGGAGGACGAGGAGAAGGCAGCGGAGAGCTTGATGAGCAACATGGAAACTGCTCATTCTCCATCCCCTATCCACTGCTGCTGGCTCCGCCTCCCACACTTGGCAGCTATTAGCATTATCTGTGGCTGTTCTTGCCTGGGAATCATGGCTCTTGTGTTTGCCATCAAGGTGAGGAATAAAATTCctgtgggaatgggtgggtatAATGAAATGACTGTATCTGACCTGTGTACAATTAATTAAACGGATCACTAAATATCTGTTGATGCTTAGTTCGGGCTTAGTGCCAGAGTAAGGACACTTTCAAAGAATCCATGTCTTATGAAAGCAGTAGTTGTGAAAATGGATAATTAGAATTCAGCTCATCAATGCTGTGGTACAGGAGAGGCATAGGAACAAGGAAAGATGTACCTGGGGAGGAGGGTAGGAGTACGGCATCTCTGTTAGTAAATGGCTACCAACGCATCAAAAAGATGACAGTTTAAGAAAGGGTGAGTGTATGCGGATGGAAGGACAATCCCAATAAAGGCAGCAATGTGTACAGAGGTTAAATAAGGAATATTGAGAATTGACATCAAAGGAACCAGATTCCTGAAGGCCTCCAATTCTGTACTTGGGCATGTTAACTTTATCCTGAATAAtagcaatttaaatttttttcagagGAGTGACATGGCCAGATTTGTGTTTCAGAAAGGTCTACTCTCAAACCCTCCATTGACAGTGAATCACAAGGGAGCAAGACTACAGGCAGGCAGACTATTAAATCAtggtaacaaaaatatccatcGTGTGGAAGGAGCAGTGTGGTTAGTTGTTAGAGAACAATCTgcaccttctttttttctttttctttttttgtggttaGGGTGGAGGTGGCATTACTAGGAATTGAGCCCAGAGTCCTGCCCATGAAAAGTGGatcaacatacacatatacctaggCTATTCAAACTAATTTAAACATcattctggaattttctcactaCCTGGATGTATCTTGACAGAAACATTTTCTGTCATCATAAGAATTTTACTGGGtcaaaaatcataaaagcaatcCTTCATGATGAAAATGATGGTGCCTTTTGGACcatgagagagaaaatgaatgtcggacaaatagaaaagaatgggactcttgccttcttgctctcgctctctcctctctccccttccccctctccccattctgctccccaccccatgtgctcatggcctgcctctaccactcccttccctcccctccctccctccttctccctgcctctactaccttcccaactcccctcctcatgccctgaataaactctattctatactattaaaaaaagaaggaatacgggttggggatttagctcagtggtagagcacttgcctagcaagctcaaggccctgggttcggtccccagctccgaaaaaaagaatagagaaaaaaaaaaaaagaaaaaaaaaaaaaaagaaggaatacaAAGTATTTTCCAGTCTAGAAATGTAATTCAGCAGAGTACTTGGCTAGTATGCACAGGCCCTTGGGTTCCATCTCAAACCACAGAACAGACCAGAGTCATTAAAAATGCAGTCTTGTGACCTAACCGTGGCCAGTTTGTATTGCAgataagacaagaaagaaaaggaaaggttgtaaaatgtttatgtgtgtggttctGAGCTATGAGATAGATTAAGAAATGAAATGGGGCAATGGGTACTTTGggacagaagcaggggaagaatCTAACCAAGAACCTGCCCCCAACAGGCAGAAGAGCGGCATAAGGCAGGCCATTCGGAGGAGGCCATGTACTTGGGGGCCCGGGCCCGGAGACTCATTGTGGCCAGTTTTGCTGTCTGGTTTGCTGTCCTTTTTCTGGGTCCCCTGCTACTGTGGCTGCTCTCCTACACCATTGCTCAGGCTGAGTAGGCCTGGGTGGCCTTTGCTGAGAGACAGTCAAGACCTGGATCCAATCCAACAGTTCGGCAGTGCTCAGTTCTGGTGACAGGAGTGGTTCGTGGTCCTGTCTGGAAGGATGTTGCCCTTCTCGGGAGCCATTGGAAGAGCTCACCTAGGCTCTTTAAAGCACCTAAGACTCAAGGGGAGGTCAGCCTGCTCTGTTCTTTCATTATCCTCTGCTTCGTCTCCCTTGCCTTTCCTCCTAGGAGCCTCCATTCAGAGAAAGGGATGAAAACCAGTCTTGATTTTATTAGaatttgttttataataaaaatcttttttggTGGTGAAATGCTGTCTAATTGTTCTTTTTCCTGCTTTTCCCCTGGGTCTTTGGTGAAGGCAAGACATCTAAATGATAAGCCTGCATCTGGCCTCTAATTCTATCTCATTGCTCCAAGAGAAGAAAAGGTTGGGGGTTTGAGGGttcttttgttttggaaattttcCTTGGAAAAAatccaagctttttttttttttttttttttttggagctggggaccgatcccagggccttgcgcttgctaggcaaacgctctaccactgagctaaatccccaaccccaaaatccAAGCTTCTTATAAGCCATGAACCTAAAGTCAGACAAAAAGACTAGTAGTAGTAGCTAGCACACTGCTCACTAAGTAATTACTGCTAGGCTGTGCTCCAGGCACTGTTTGTTTCTTCTGAGGCCTCACAATGACTCAGCAGTAAGTgccatttttctttatagttgAGGAAATGGGTATATGTGTCCTAGGCCCTAACgctagaaaatagaaaaagtatGATTGAATTCAGACAGTTTGGTTCCAGAGGGGTGAAGAGATTGGATTACAGGAACTACCACCCTACCTATTATTGACAGTTACAGGATTAAATACATTTTCTATTCTTTATATTGAGACTCCTGATAGTATCTTAAATATTTAAGGATGGGATATGagcctggttttgttttattgagtcAGGCTGTCACTCCAAGTTGCTGTGCAAGTACTGGGCTTACTGGTGTATACCATCATACTTGACTAGTTTTTTCGTTTTTAagttgctgctgttttgttttctgaaatgaCAAGACCTTACCACATAGCCCATACTAGCCTcagtcctgatcctcctgcttccattcCTGAGCGCTACAGTGCACTCAGGTGCACTACCCCACTCTGCTTcagtagggtttttttgttttgttttgtttttttaagttttaaaatatactCCATAAGCAGGTTCCCAAACAAACATAAAGTTTAAATTAACACCTAGCCAATACCTGAAAGCTATCCAAATTGATTGCTGTCAGCACTGTAAAAAACTTAATATATACTCTTAATCATTTCTTATCACAAATAACTACTATTCTTACTTCTCACAATGTATCTTAATTTTGCCTGCATCTGCTTTATAGAAATGTAGTCAGCCAACTAAgggataaataaatgttaaaaatgggatacatgggggttggggatttagctcagtggtagagcgtttgtagcaagcacaaggccctgggtttggtccccagctccagaaaaaaaaatggggtacacgaTGGCTGGAGAGACATTCCACATATCAAAGCACTAACTCCTGCAGAAGACTTGAGTCCCCCCTTGTCTTCATGATGGTTCATACCTTGATAATGGCAGTTCCAGCGATTTCCAGTGCCTTCCGATCTCTATAGATAATGCACATGCAAAAAATTCAGACAGgaatggtttttatttattttatgggtgtGAGTGCTGTGCTGCATGTACACCTGGATGCCAGAAAACAGCATCAAATTCTTTGTATATAGATGGTCATGAGACACCATGTGAGTggtgggaatttgaactcaggacctctagaaaatcAGCAAgtgcagccatctctccagcccagcaaatCTTAATGGAATACAAGAGCCTCTTCCTCAAAGGGGCTAGAAAAATGACTCAGGAGTtacaagcacttgctgctcttgcagggaacccaagtttggttcccaacatgcCTATCCAGCAGTTcaaaactccacttccagggaatTCAACACTCTGGCTGCTGTGAacgtacacataaataaaaattaagtgtcTTTATAAAGATCGGGTCCTGTTATCTTTTTGTCTTTGCTGTTATCATTGTATAATAAGTATGATGTATAGCTGTAATTTGTTGCTATGTAATATGAATAT is part of the Rattus norvegicus strain BN/NHsdMcwi chromosome 1, GRCr8, whole genome shotgun sequence genome and harbors:
- the Tmem265 gene encoding transmembrane protein 265, translating into MEDEEKAAESLMSNMETAHSPSPIHCCWLRLPHLAAISIICGCSCLGIMALVFAIKAEERHKAGHSEEAMYLGARARRLIVASFAVWFAVLFLGPLLLWLLSYTIAQAE